From a region of the uncultured Draconibacterium sp. genome:
- a CDS encoding T9SS type A sorting domain-containing protein — protein sequence MKIFLSVIILFLTTTIAIGQTVIFLHHSTGSNVYNEGNVSDFINDYNTENGTDIQIQKRSYPNTPYPWQNYPYDYWNLWINNECNNNNSGIECLESIATSYDIIAWKHCFPGAGIKDGNAEGDISSSIKTLANYKLQYRALRDKMDELSDTHFVVWTLAPLHRLATNRQDATRAGEFVEWVKNQWLNEDGKDHQNIHIFDFFCIVAQTEENPDHGFQYALKYDFERSHDDSDSHPNTIANETAGPLFAQFIIDVALDLVLSTGLIDSRYEKLEAYPNPTSGPISIINENIQIQTKIVVYNSFGQKVLEKDSDVTELNISEFSEGIYYLIVGNKVLKVVKK from the coding sequence ATGAAAATATTTCTATCAGTCATTATTTTATTTCTTACAACAACTATAGCTATTGGTCAAACCGTCATCTTCCTTCATCATTCCACAGGTTCCAACGTATATAACGAAGGGAATGTATCAGATTTTATAAATGATTACAACACAGAAAATGGAACCGATATTCAAATTCAAAAACGATCTTATCCCAATACTCCCTATCCCTGGCAAAATTATCCTTACGACTACTGGAACCTCTGGATTAACAACGAATGCAATAATAATAACAGCGGAATTGAATGTCTGGAAAGTATTGCCACATCATACGATATTATTGCATGGAAACACTGTTTTCCGGGTGCCGGAATAAAAGACGGTAATGCGGAAGGAGATATTAGTAGTAGCATTAAAACACTTGCCAACTACAAACTTCAATACCGGGCTTTACGCGACAAAATGGATGAATTATCCGACACGCATTTCGTTGTCTGGACTCTTGCTCCATTGCACCGGCTGGCCACCAACAGGCAGGATGCAACCAGAGCAGGAGAATTTGTAGAATGGGTAAAAAATCAGTGGTTAAATGAAGATGGAAAAGACCACCAGAATATTCATATTTTTGATTTTTTCTGTATTGTTGCCCAAACTGAAGAAAATCCGGATCATGGTTTTCAATATGCCCTGAAATACGATTTTGAGCGTTCTCATGATGATAGTGACTCGCATCCGAACACAATCGCAAATGAAACTGCAGGACCTCTTTTTGCACAGTTTATAATTGATGTAGCTCTGGATCTGGTTCTAAGTACTGGATTAATTGATTCTCGTTATGAGAAACTGGAAGCATATCCAAATCCTACTTCCGGCCCAATAAGTATAATAAATGAAAATATCCAGATACAGACGAAAATTGTAGTTTATAATTCATTTGGCCAAAAAGTACTTGAAAAGGATAGTGATGTTACAGAGCTTAATATTAGTGAATTTTCAGAAGGAATCTATTATTTAATAGTAGGCAACAAAGTACTGAAAGTAGTAAAAAAATAA